aCCCTTACATGAAACACGAATTCATTAGTATTGCGAGGAATTGGAATTTTAGGAGTGGATTCTCCGTTAGCACCTGATATCGAGAGCCAGCAATTGGCTGTCGTCTGGCTCGCCTTACGCGATGGTACTATTAAAACACGATACGGCAACTctgaaattttcaataaataaattattgtccaATAAATTATCCttggaaaaataataacacatatttaagttttataagatGAAGGTATGCAAGAGGAAAAATTTGAGAAAGCTTGATTGAaactgttaatatttaatattaatattaatagtgaGAATAGAATACTTACTTGTAGTTGGGTAGGTattagtaaaacaaaaataatcgaCGGCATTCAATGTCAAGAGATGGTACAGGAACTGTTCTCGTTCCTCCTCACACCGCAAAAATGCCGTCCTCTTATATTGAGATCGAAGTAACGTCGTATCGGAAAGCAATTCACGGAGATGTTTTGATAGTAACTTTTTCTCCAGTGACAATCTGACCCAAGCACGTGCGTAACCTATTTCGGTTTTTATGTCAGTCATGGCTTGAACATTTCTGAAAACAAGaaagaaattgttaattaGATTAGATTGGCATTTCTGTGGTGATGATATTTCAATACTAATTTAATTCGTTAAAATGTCTGGCTATGCAAACATCAgctatgtgtttatttgtctaacttagtacatttatttaattttatgagtcTTATAATAAGCTTTTTTGAAAGGCTGCTTGAAACAAAATTGACAATTCAGACTAATTTTCCGAAATAATGTTAGTAAACACagcttaattattatgataatgcaAGCGACTCGATATCGGCAACATACAGAAGAGAGCGTCACACCGCTTTTAGGTTGCCACTTTATACGAGCGTCATTCCCCTACAGAATTCTACTGAAATTTACCGATAAATCCAATCGATTTTTCACATCATCAATCAAATGGTTgtgttgttataaaatactgaataTACCTCATATCAAATGTAAGATTTTCTGGCAATGGTCGCAAGGGATTTATAGGCTGTGATGATTTTCGTTCAAGCGTTCCAGAATTACTAAGACGATCTCGGGAACTGTCCCTGGATCCACCTCTGGAACTATCCCGGGAACGATTTGAATTACTTGTGCTCTGCTGGGCCTCAACTTCCGCACCAACAGATGATAAgtctgaaattattatatcattatgatGTAAGTTAATTTTATGCCCATGCTTATATATCTTTCACATTAAGGGTATTTATTCGCCATGAGCAACTCATTGGAGAAGATCCAGGGATGACTAGGTAGAGGAGCCCAGTTGAAAAAATTTAGTTATAGTGATAATTGagtaataatattaggtatataatataatgagtgTACTGTCTGATTAATAATCTCTGATTATACTTACAGTCCAGTCTCTTGCGCAATACACACCAAGCCAAAGCTGCATGTTAGAAGTAACAAtacaagtaatatattatatagagggAAACtgtattaattgaaaacaattaattttattgtcgaagaaaataaattttaaaaatctgtttactAGGTTTGGCATAATGATAAGTTCTAAcaccattaataaaattatataaataatacctgGAGTAAGATAATTTGGGTCAATGGGTTTAGAGGAATTACTGCACTGTTCCAATTCTTGGTAGTTCATAAGGTGCATCCAAAGTGCCGATTTTCCCATTTTGTGTTGTAATCCATGGGACCATAGTCTCTCCAGGAGGTCACACAGCGACGCTATCATGGTACTTTCTTCCACTCCTGTTATAGATACTTCTACACCTAAACCAAGATCGCTTTCTTCTGTGCCCATTTTTTCTAGTAACAtcctttttgttttacttttacattCCTGTCGGGcagtgaatatatttatatttaaaggttattttatttactacgaTATTACCAAAAACTTCTTCGATATTAATTGTGTGTGTTACGAGTTATGTTATATAGCTCTtgcaacataaaaacattaatattgtaaaactcCAAGATTGATAGAATCATgctattgaattatattctaCTTGTAAATTGTAGTAATATATACTAGAATATCCTTACCTTCAGTAGTTTTTCAACAAAAGTTCTGTTGTTCTGTGCAATCGCCGCTGGGGTCACTTCCGTAGACAACCGTCTCCCAATATCGCCGAGCAATAATTCCGGAGGACAATCTTTCACTTGCCATTTTGCGTTCTTTATACGCTTTAAACTATTAGTTCTggaaatttagtataaatggttttatatattttattcgtaataAAAACGTACACTGTGAAAGCTTATGAAGCAGAAGCGTGATAAATTGACAACTTACTATGCAAATCTAACTACACAATCTTGAGTCGTGCTGGATTTTGCTTATCGGAAAGTCTTGTCACGTAAATATcgatataatacaaaattgcatttatctaaaattttcattaccGTTCATTGAATACCTACAATTCATTTCCGTTTCTGTGtgttctttaatttaatttaacaaatagtaaaaattgtaataagtctattttttgtattagagTAAGCATACACAAAATGATCGTTAATATGTAATGCTAAGGAACTGtgaaatatctttttattcatatcGAAGTTTATAAAGTCTAGATTTTTCTACGTGTGAAAGTGAGGGAAACGGATTTTGTATATCAATTCATCATAATGTGTAAGTATACTGTATGTTAAAACTaccatttacataaaataactttattaaatagtaataaaatctttctatattgcaatataaattattatgacatattatCATCTATACAAAACAACCTGTTGtttctatttgtaaaaaatacctCTATTACATATCTTTGATATAATAGTTTGTGAAAGACAGtgaattgtaaaaaatgtgaTACAATGAATGTAAAAACATCACAGAAAATAACCAactaactattaaatattaagttttatggTATGAATATggaattattgatatttagtACAGCATTTTGTGAAGTCCATATTAGTAAAGAGCTATGCTAATATAGAAAACATCATATTCGTATCATAACTGTTTACTCATCTTAAATCCACGAAAAGtagttttatgaatttattgtaaattgtaatattctgTAAATACTTaagtaaaactatttatattattaagatatttggGAAAAGGTACATGTTGCTTGTATTTGGAAtgagcattataaatatttacatgcaCATGCTAGGCATgtgtataattacaattataagcATGCAATATCACAACACACTGAATCACTACAAGTAAATCCTTTGACTACCATACAAATATGTGATATAATGTATGCCTCCAAATTAATTGAAGCATTTTTAGATATGACATCTTTTGAAGAACTTTGTTAGGGAAAGATTAATGatcattgaattataaaattgtgctactaatattaattcacaTGAGATAGATAAAACTTGTATCTATTTAAgctggtaaatattaaaatctatgagatatagttaaattaatctctgcttatataatatttttattgggatgttattaaaaagtaaatatttttttataatacttgaatttcaaataataccaTAAGTAAAAATGAGATTcctaaataattcaaatacttATGTcctagatattaaatattaataaaaatcacagtATTTACTAAAAACGTACAAATAAAAGGAAGCACCAACTGTGCTATCACCAAGAtagataatgatgataattcttataagtattatagtattatagtatTGTGTACAAATATACTAAGCAGCacagaattatatatttatagcatttaatgCTAATCAAATTTTTAGACGTCACAAACACATGCTTACACTCAAAGCAAGCTACATATACCATATACAAtccatattaacaaaaatatcttgGAACACATAAAATCATtgataactataaatatttatatttaacgcaATACAATAACGATACATGCAACCTAAAAACAACGCGACAAATGCatgaaacaatcaaacaaCGGACATAATGATGTAAGCTTTAGCGCTTCGATTCCGTTATTACACTTAGCATCATCacaatatactattttattatgcatCTACTCACTTGACAgataacaaaatgaaaaagcAACCGTACAAAACTTGCAACAAATTCCATGCGTCACCGGTTCACGGCAATGTATCTTCCAGAACATTCTTTAGAGAGTACATTCGATGCGCAGTTTAGCAAGCGGTCAGTCGAACTCCGCCGCGAGTCTAGTGCGGATCGCACCTGCGGTCGGACGTGGGAGGTGGCGCTAGTGCTGAGGCGTCTAATCTCGCCGGGAAAGCGCGGTAGTAAGCGGCTCGGTGCGGGAGCCTCTCCCCGGGCGCCCCCACTTCCAACTCGGCGGGACTCCACACACTATTCGCGCAGGCGGCCGCGCCGGCCCACACGCTGTACCCGCGTGTCGCTAGTCCCCCTTCACCCAGCCGACGTCTGCAACATACCGCGCGCCCCCATACTAAGCTCTAGCATCCTTATTTTAACCCGCTCGCACAAGATACATTTGCACAAATTAAAGTTCTAAAAACAAGCAGAGATGCAAGCTGTTTTCACCAAGAAAGtcgataaatgtttttatataatatgacactatattgaatattagaGTTGTTACCCTTTCTTGGTTCGATATCATCCTGTGATCTGATctttaaataagattatcatattatcaatCATTTAGGAAGTGATTTATTAAGGATGCAATACTTAAAATCCGCCCAGCGCACGTAGTCCAACAATTAATTCCGTAAAAATGTTTGCTGTTGTCTTACATACTATcgatattcattttttaagtgCAGTTTAGTATGTATCAAGCTAAAACTTAAGATGTTGCAATATATTGAGTGCTTTAACATTCTTTAAGCTATCGCATTTTGCTGCAATGCGAGGCGGATTGTTAATGCCACATTAGTACCACCATTTCCATCAAcattcaaactcaaaaatgCATAAGTATAGAATTAAATACAGTTTAGCTCACCTTACAATTTTGATCCTATGTTCGAATACTTGGAGATTAACATCATATTCTCCCCAATTTGCCATTATTTTGTTGTCTATAAGTGTTGCGAACATTTGCGTTTCTAGAAAGCGTGACAGGAACGGCCGGTGGTGTTGCGGTTGATCTGAGAGAAACGATGCTTTGTCAAAATTTACCATCGATTCTCGAGATGACAGCCACGAATCCCGAtcctgtaattttttattactgtatTAATAATGTCCAGATTGAGATTTTTAAACACCAAAACAAGGAGAACATaatgttttaacttttaatgtacattttatagttCATACTGATTGTAAAACTAaagattacaataatttatatattaataaaaattgtgccAATACcatcattttaaaaagaactgaacttaaatattaaacatacgAAACACATACTTATAATGCTAAAGGATTTAtagaaattcatatttttacctGGTCTGGCATGATGACgaaattttcatacataagAAACATGTGCACAAATCTATTGAGGAATGTTTCTCGTATCGCTATATTGAAACGTATATCTTCGTTGTACTGCTCTTCGTCGTTCAGTACCTTTTTCTTTGTAGTTGGCATCACTGTTTCCGCATCGACGTCATCTATATTCACCCCTGcgatgtaagttttttttaacgtgaTTTTTTATAGGATTGTTATATGCAATCAATCAtaatcgaaaatattttatgcataaaaaGATCTTTTATGTATTCATCGAAACTTTTCAGTCAATTTTAGTAACAAGCCCCTCGTCACTCAAGGATTGATCCGGGATATAAACTACAGCATCTGTCACTCAGGAATAATGTGTCTTTCTGTTAATGAAAGACATTTCGAAATCGGGTTAGTTGTTTTGGGTCTAATCcttacaaattgatttttatgtcatagttggCAAAGCAAATgacgggattaaaagttgcctatgtgttattccagttgtccagctgtctacgtatcaaatttcattgcaatcggttcaatagttttggcgtgaaagagcaacaaacagacacacatccttacaaactttcgcatttataatattattaggatatttGATGATGAAAAATTTTGGCGCGGTAAACTACCATTTACTTCTACTTCGATATTAAGAAGAGTCTACTCACCAGTTCGTTTAACGATATCAACTATTCTTTGCAGCGCATCCAAGCGCCGCGGATGGCGGCGTGTGGGCGAGCCGGGAGGTGAAGCGTTCAACGGACGACTTTCATCCCATTCTAGAACGTCGTGGAATGAGTGCTTCCGACGAAGACCAcctataaataacataatttcatttgtcagtaaatgaaaatatcagCCAAAGGGAATTGCCGTGGGAATGAGATAATTCACCGTggtaaaaaatagcctatgtcactgtCTAGCCTCCTATCTCGTATACTTAGTACGCGGACGAAGCCGAGGTCCAAAAGCCGGCCACACCATAAAATCGCTCTGTTTTGTATTAAGGACATATTAcagtttttgataatttttaattttaagattatatGTCCCTTAATTAACTTTGCATTGTTaaacttaaacaaatattcGTAAGGGCcgtaaaatagtaaaaaacaaaaacgcaACTAATAATTTAGGTGAACCATAAAACGAAAAGAAAACGTCTTCGAATGCCGtctataatgattaaaatgtttttaatgattaaaatacatCAAGGCGATCACTAAGAATCGAAACCTATATAAAAGttctctataatattaataattatctgttAGTTCAGGTACCCCAAGAGTGGCTCTGCCTTCTCagacaaatatacaataagtaTACTCTTTTTTTCTCTGGAAGCTGTTGTTCCAACagacttttttattactttaaactaCTTTCTTACtgacttaattaatatagtatttcaTACCTGAAGGCAAAGTGCAACTGCTGCTCATGCCATCATTCATGTGTTTATAAGAAGTGCCATTCAAGGGAACTCCAAGTTTGGTTGGTTCTGTTTCAGGCCTCTCCACCTAATGAAATagattacttttatttcatgataatggaaattaatagaattaacgtatttgaattatttcataCCTGATGTTTATCTAAGACATGATTCagttcttcaataaatggtgTTCTGTGCGGAAGAATTGGAAGTTCTTCAGGAAGCTGAATGTCAGGTTTGTCAATATCCACTAAACATAGGGCTGCTTCTGAACCGAGGGCTATATTTCTCGGCCCACCAGAACCAACAATAGATGAACCATCCGAGTGTAAACCTGTTATCATgacaattgatttttttagagGTAATTATTCCTTAAATGCATTTTGTAATAGTCaaggtaatttttttgcattgCATTCTTATTAGCTAAAATTAcactatgttaattttaagataaagctattcttaaatttttagttcttgaaactttttaagtttaaataatgttgataCAATATCTTATGAGTATTTTACCACCATAATGTACATACCCATCACAAAAGGCACAGGAGCATCAAGAAAATGATATAATGGAGCTGGCAATATTGGCACATACACATGAGCCCACGAGAATGGCAATAATAATGACACTATACATTCTGCTACTAGCATAAGCTTATTGTAatctgaaatat
The sequence above is a segment of the Zerene cesonia ecotype Mississippi chromosome 17, Zerene_cesonia_1.1, whole genome shotgun sequence genome. Coding sequences within it:
- the LOC119833292 gene encoding DENN domain-containing protein 5A isoform X1, which produces MLCLPAGLQFRTQKHSLEPKFHSFVVTRENASRYYGFSLIFYEEVRNRNICSAMHTLQAMYITELSSGQTPPGHRKNSGKESSRSLPRSFKLAPHTGSALTYYDIAKDKLYVAKSIALICQYPFIRVAQLFLENLFRSLPRQPGPGLSPESYVYNLLYEVPVPLPGQALRLYVPPSEPHLDPIPVVIRMPNPPEELPLLDYPLRAMFNTLGVECIVQLFTCVLLEHQVLLRSNDYNKLMLVAECIVSLLLPFSWAHVYVPILPAPLYHFLDAPVPFVMGLHSDGSSIVGSGGPRNIALGSEAALCLVDIDKPDIQLPEELPILPHRTPFIEELNHVLDKHQVERPETEPTKLGVPLNGTSYKHMNDGMSSSCTLPSGGLRRKHSFHDVLEWDESRPLNASPPGSPTRRHPRRLDALQRIVDIVKRTGVNIDDVDAETVMPTTKKKVLNDEEQYNEDIRFNIAIRETFLNRFVHMFLMYENFVIMPDQDRDSWLSSRESMVNFDKASFLSDQPQHHRPFLSRFLETQMFATLIDNKIMANWGEYDVNLQVFEHRIKIVRRRLGEGGLATRGYSVWAGAAACANSVWSPAELEVGAPGERLPHRAAYYRAFPARLDASALAPPPTSDRRTNSLKRIKNAKWQVKDCPPELLLGDIGRRLSTEVTPAAIAQNNRTFVEKLLKECKSKTKRMLLEKMGTEESDLGLGVEVSITGVEESTMIASLCDLLERLWSHGLQHKMGKSALWMHLMNYQELEQCSNSSKPIDPNYLTPALAWCVLRKRLDYLSSVGAEVEAQQSTSNSNRSRDSSRGGSRDSSRDRLSNSGTLERKSSQPINPLRPLPENLTFDMRNVQAMTDIKTEIGYARAWVRLSLEKKLLSKHLRELLSDTTLLRSQYKRTAFLRCEEEREQFLYHLLTLNAVDYFCFTNTYPTTKLPYRVLIVPSRKASQTTANCWLSISGANGESTPKIPIPRNTNEFVFHHKNLGVLSTLQIGHDNSGLSPRWLLDHIYVRNEVTGHTYLFPCNRWFGTGVDDGSTERVLVAARSHRERQSRHSEHAQLAQAHNALSPTTTHLSTSTIQHMIGDCVNAIVKWHYQSKRDKDANSLSVLLCGENGLVKCLEQAFLCGFKSARLFGKNLFIWDYFSRVKDEFKMSLCDEGNMQANKSCGVAYNCRQDQEHRAIWRCYCHLMDEINSVGRTLGKDGKFQLFVCLSLREHWLHRMLVPMSMTRVTAEMYEEQSFLRKRGLLTFLRQILEPLDEFDIVLENSLTQGI
- the LOC119833292 gene encoding DENN domain-containing protein 5A isoform X2, whose amino-acid sequence is MLCLPAGLQFRTQKHSLEPKFHSFVVTRENASRYYGFSLIFYEEVRNRNICSAMHTLQAMYITELSSGQTPPGHRKNSGKESSRSLPRSFKLAPHTGSALTYYDIAKDKLYVAKSIALICQYPFIRVAQLFLENLFRSLPRQPGPGLSPESYVYNLLYEVPVPLPGQALRLYVPPSEPHLDPIPVVIRMPNPPEELPLLDYPLRAMFNTLGVECIVQLFTCVLLEHQVLLRSNDYNKLMLVAECIVSLLLPFSWAHVYVPILPAPLYHFLDAPVPFVMGLHSDGSSIVGSGGPRNIALGSEAALCLVDIDKPDIQLPEELPILPHRTPFIEELNHVLDKHQVERPETEPTKLGVPLNGTSYKHMNDGMSSSCTLPSGGLRRKHSFHDVLEWDESRPLNASPPGSPTRRHPRRLDALQRIVDIVKRTGVNIDDVDAETVMPTTKKKVLNDEEQYNEDIRFNIAIRETFLNRFVHMFLMYENFVIMPDQDRDSWLSSRESMVNFDKASFLSDQPQHHRPFLSRFLETQMFATLIDNKIMANWGEYDVNLQVFEHRIKIVRRRLGEGGLATRGYSVWAGAAACANSVWSPAELEVGAPGERLPHRAAYYRAFPARLDASALAPPPTSDRRTNSLKRIKNAKWQVKDCPPELLLGDIGRRLSTEVTPAAIAQNNRTFVEKLLKECKSKTKRMLLEKMGTEESDLGLGVEVSITGVEESTMIASLCDLLERLWSHGLQHKMGKSALWMHLMNYQELEQCSNSSKPIDPNYLTPDLSSVGAEVEAQQSTSNSNRSRDSSRGGSRDSSRDRLSNSGTLERKSSQPINPLRPLPENLTFDMRNVQAMTDIKTEIGYARAWVRLSLEKKLLSKHLRELLSDTTLLRSQYKRTAFLRCEEEREQFLYHLLTLNAVDYFCFTNTYPTTKLPYRVLIVPSRKASQTTANCWLSISGANGESTPKIPIPRNTNEFVFHHKNLGVLSTLQIGHDNSGLSPRWLLDHIYVRNEVTGHTYLFPCNRWFGTGVDDGSTERVLVAARSHRERQSRHSEHAQLAQAHNALSPTTTHLSTSTIQHMIGDCVNAIVKWHYQSKRDKDANSLSVLLCGENGLVKCLEQAFLCGFKSARLFGKNLFIWDYFSRVKDEFKMSLCDEGNMQANKSCGVAYNCRQDQEHRAIWRCYCHLMDEINSVGRTLGKDGKFQLFVCLSLREHWLHRMLVPMSMTRVTAEMYEEQSFLRKRGLLTFLRQILEPLDEFDIVLENSLTQGI